Proteins from one Lachnospiraceae bacterium KGMB03038 genomic window:
- a CDS encoding ABC transporter ATP-binding protein: MENDERNAQEAAGLGEEFDASSPEHTRQTVRKLWDSLSDQRVRLCVVLISVALYTVLAVAAPLYSAYIVDLLWEKIQAAFAQEIVFSVTWEEAGRDILLLLLIYLAAAGLYFIQSFLMASFAENLACRLRGEIGQKLNRLPLAFFDGHQPGAILSRITNDLDKMSEAFQTGVLKLFTAFGMVIGSLVMMFRFSILLTAVFLLFMCLSLTATKFVSDRTLKYALKRQECVSEVTALVEESYSGRMVIKTFNQEEHSSARLHEASQRLTDASWKADFLINAINPGIRFINRLGLILIAVLGGGMLLNGTMTIGVFQAFFQYVNQAAEPLTQLAFMLNSMQSSLASLERVYALLDEPEITPDPEFPVKVERTLGHVEFCHVKFGYTPDRILMRDVSFNARPGEKIAIVGSTGAGKTTLINLLMRFYEVNGGQIFLDGSDTGRMSRPRLRENFGMVLQDTWLFEGTIAENIAYGRPEADREEIVRAAQAARADFFIRTLPEGYDTVLSNDAENISIGQRQLLTIARVFLCDPAVLILDEATSSVDTRTEIEIGKAMKKLMKGRTSFVIAHRLSTIVDADRILMMQNGTIIEQGTHQSLLEADGAYARLYNSQFAQ; this comes from the coding sequence ATGGAAAATGATGAGAGAAACGCACAGGAAGCGGCAGGATTGGGAGAAGAGTTTGACGCTTCCTCGCCGGAACATACCAGGCAGACCGTAAGAAAACTGTGGGATTCGCTCAGCGACCAGCGCGTGCGGCTGTGTGTGGTCTTGATCTCTGTGGCTCTTTATACCGTCCTGGCTGTCGCGGCCCCTCTGTACAGCGCCTATATCGTGGATCTGCTGTGGGAGAAGATCCAGGCGGCCTTCGCCCAGGAGATAGTTTTTTCCGTGACCTGGGAGGAGGCTGGCCGGGATATCTTGCTTCTGCTGCTGATCTACCTGGCGGCGGCAGGACTGTATTTCATCCAGTCTTTTCTGATGGCCAGCTTCGCGGAGAATCTGGCCTGCCGCCTGCGGGGGGAGATTGGCCAGAAACTGAACCGGCTTCCTCTGGCGTTCTTTGACGGACATCAGCCAGGCGCGATCTTAAGCCGGATCACTAATGACCTGGACAAAATGTCGGAGGCTTTCCAGACGGGAGTGCTGAAGTTGTTTACCGCGTTTGGAATGGTGATCGGTTCTCTGGTGATGATGTTCCGGTTCAGTATATTACTGACGGCGGTATTTCTGTTATTTATGTGCCTGTCCCTGACCGCCACGAAATTCGTTTCTGACCGGACGCTTAAGTATGCGCTGAAGAGGCAGGAGTGCGTAAGCGAGGTGACAGCGCTGGTGGAGGAAAGCTACAGCGGCCGTATGGTCATCAAAACGTTTAACCAGGAGGAACATAGTTCCGCCCGGCTGCATGAAGCTTCCCAGCGGCTGACGGATGCTTCCTGGAAAGCGGATTTCCTTATCAATGCCATCAACCCTGGAATCCGGTTTATTAACCGGCTGGGGTTGATTCTGATCGCCGTTCTGGGAGGCGGCATGCTGCTTAACGGGACCATGACCATCGGGGTCTTCCAGGCTTTCTTCCAATATGTCAACCAGGCGGCAGAACCACTGACTCAGCTGGCTTTCATGCTGAACTCAATGCAGTCTTCTCTGGCTTCTTTGGAGCGGGTGTACGCTCTGCTGGATGAGCCGGAAATTACCCCGGACCCGGAGTTTCCTGTCAAGGTTGAGAGGACCCTGGGACATGTGGAATTCTGTCATGTGAAGTTTGGCTATACGCCTGACCGTATCCTGATGCGGGATGTGAGTTTTAACGCCAGGCCAGGGGAAAAGATCGCGATCGTGGGAAGTACCGGAGCAGGGAAAACGACGCTCATCAATCTTCTGATGCGCTTCTATGAGGTAAATGGCGGCCAGATCTTTTTAGACGGCAGCGACACAGGAAGGATGTCCAGACCGCGGCTTAGAGAGAATTTCGGAATGGTGCTCCAGGACACCTGGCTTTTTGAAGGAACGATCGCAGAGAATATCGCTTATGGAAGGCCGGAGGCGGACCGGGAAGAGATCGTCCGGGCGGCCCAGGCGGCCAGGGCAGATTTCTTCATCCGAACGCTGCCGGAAGGGTATGATACGGTTCTGAGTAATGATGCGGAGAATATTTCCATTGGACAGCGTCAGCTGCTGACGATCGCAAGGGTTTTCCTGTGCGACCCGGCGGTGTTGATCCTGGACGAAGCTACGTCCAGCGTAGACACCCGTACAGAGATCGAGATTGGGAAAGCTATGAAAAAGCTGATGAAGGGGCGCACCAGTTTTGTGATCGCCCATCGGCTCTCCACTATTGTGGATGCGGATCGAATCCTGATGATGCAGAATGGGACGATCATAGAACAGGGGACACACCAGTCGCTTCTGGAAGCGGACGGCGCTTACGCCAGACTGTATAACAGTCAGTTCGCCCAGTAG
- a CDS encoding ABC transporter ATP-binding protein, producing MKLMLKFIKPYRKLMLFVLLVMVLDVAGGLLIPTITADIINKGIGGGNLPYIIRQGLLMLVIALITSFGALSGSYLCAVLSARVGRDIRNAVYDQSLKFSASDMESIGTGSIITRTLNDVNVIQQSVIMVAQMILPVPVVCVLGIVMAFRIDVVMGGILMGVTIVILLLAVLVVKKAAPMFERMQRFLDRMNVVIRENVTGVRVIRAFDKETYEEGRMDGVFEDYRNVSIQVCRLFAGLESSAVLVINLIIIVILYMGGNRTGAGAMEIGDITALTEYAIMILFYLVMAQMVMVMLPRALVCIERIQEVLELEPEIQDGTACGKKTDGGGNVKDISSNEEAPVICFKNVSFRFKDADEYTLRGLDFACQRGRTTAVIGSTGSGKSVLTKMILRLHDVTEGKILMNGTDIRDMSQADLRSQIAYVPQKAWLFAGTIADNLRHGDEKASEEKMWKILDVAQAGFVSELRGGLKSRVAQGGTNFSGGQKQRLSIARALMKDAELYIFDDSFSALDFKTDAALRRALAMQTKEAAVLIVAQRVSTIVNADQILVLEDGRVVGIGTHQSLLDSCPVYREIVRSQMKGGKNYGK from the coding sequence ATGAAACTGATGCTGAAATTTATCAAACCATACCGAAAATTAATGCTGTTTGTTCTGCTGGTCATGGTCCTTGATGTGGCGGGGGGACTTCTGATTCCCACGATTACAGCGGATATCATCAACAAAGGAATCGGCGGAGGCAATCTGCCTTATATCATCCGGCAGGGACTGCTCATGTTGGTGATCGCGCTCATTACCAGTTTTGGAGCGCTGTCAGGAAGCTACCTGTGCGCGGTCTTGTCAGCTCGGGTCGGCCGGGATATCCGCAACGCGGTTTATGACCAGTCACTGAAGTTCTCCGCTTCCGATATGGAGAGTATCGGTACCGGGTCCATAATCACGCGGACTTTGAATGATGTCAATGTGATCCAGCAGTCAGTGATCATGGTGGCCCAGATGATCCTGCCTGTGCCGGTGGTGTGTGTACTGGGGATCGTAATGGCTTTCCGCATAGATGTGGTGATGGGCGGAATCCTGATGGGAGTTACGATTGTCATCCTGCTGCTGGCGGTGCTGGTAGTAAAGAAAGCGGCGCCCATGTTTGAACGGATGCAGCGGTTCCTTGACCGGATGAATGTGGTGATCCGTGAGAATGTGACAGGGGTCCGGGTAATCCGGGCCTTTGATAAGGAAACTTACGAGGAAGGCAGGATGGACGGCGTCTTTGAGGATTACCGTAATGTTTCCATCCAGGTGTGCCGCCTCTTTGCCGGCCTGGAGAGCTCGGCCGTACTGGTGATCAATCTGATCATCATAGTGATCCTGTATATGGGAGGGAACAGGACCGGAGCCGGGGCTATGGAGATCGGTGATATTACGGCGCTCACAGAGTATGCCATCATGATTCTGTTTTATCTGGTCATGGCGCAGATGGTCATGGTAATGCTGCCAAGGGCGCTGGTATGTATAGAAAGAATCCAGGAAGTGCTGGAGCTGGAGCCGGAGATCCAGGACGGGACAGCCTGCGGGAAGAAAACAGACGGAGGGGGAAATGTGAAGGACATTTCTTCAAATGAGGAAGCGCCGGTGATTTGTTTCAAAAATGTCAGCTTCCGGTTCAAGGATGCGGATGAGTATACCTTAAGAGGACTGGATTTTGCCTGTCAAAGAGGACGGACGACAGCGGTCATAGGCAGCACCGGAAGCGGAAAATCTGTGCTGACAAAGATGATCCTCAGACTGCATGATGTGACAGAGGGAAAGATATTGATGAATGGAACGGATATCCGGGATATGAGTCAGGCAGACTTAAGAAGTCAGATTGCCTATGTGCCTCAGAAGGCATGGCTGTTTGCGGGAACCATCGCGGACAATCTGCGCCATGGGGACGAGAAAGCTTCAGAGGAGAAAATGTGGAAGATTCTGGATGTGGCCCAGGCAGGGTTTGTCAGCGAACTGCGGGGCGGCTTAAAGTCTCGTGTAGCCCAGGGCGGGACAAACTTTTCCGGCGGGCAGAAACAGAGGCTGTCCATAGCCCGGGCGCTGATGAAAGATGCGGAGCTGTACATCTTTGATGACAGCTTTTCCGCCCTGGATTTTAAGACCGATGCGGCTCTGCGCAGGGCATTAGCGATGCAGACAAAGGAGGCCGCGGTGCTGATCGTTGCCCAGCGGGTCAGCACTATCGTGAACGCAGATCAGATCCTTGTGTTGGAGGACGGAAGAGTCGTGGGAATCGGCACTCACCAGTCACTGCTTGACTCCTGTCCTGTTTACCGGGAAATTGTCAGATCTCAGATGAAAGGAGGGAAAAACTATGGAAAATGA
- a CDS encoding MarR family transcriptional regulator, with protein sequence MYMEKNAENPLEILNQLNKEMDEIYHSYAKDRDVSDSALWLMYSIYESSVPCTQKDLCAAWHYPPQTVNSILKGLEKNGYVTLETTPENHKNKLIFLTKQGRKLLKEVIAPLIHAEEQAFQYLTKEEQAFLLNLTRKYIESLRKEITRIYRD encoded by the coding sequence ATGTATATGGAAAAAAACGCTGAGAATCCGCTGGAAATCTTGAATCAATTGAACAAAGAAATGGATGAAATCTACCACAGCTACGCAAAGGACCGGGACGTCTCAGACAGCGCTCTTTGGCTGATGTATTCCATATACGAGAGCAGCGTTCCCTGTACCCAGAAGGATCTGTGCGCGGCCTGGCATTACCCTCCCCAGACGGTGAACTCTATACTGAAAGGGCTGGAAAAGAATGGTTACGTCACCCTGGAAACCACTCCAGAAAACCACAAGAATAAACTGATCTTTCTGACGAAACAAGGGCGAAAACTTCTGAAAGAAGTTATCGCCCCTTTGATCCATGCGGAAGAACAGGCCTTTCAGTATCTGACGAAAGAAGAACAGGCTTTTCTCCTAAACCTTACCCGTAAATACATAGAATCCCTTCGGAAAGAGATCACCAGGATCTATCGGGATTAG
- a CDS encoding oxidoreductase → MYYKKFKGNKISALGLGSLRLPAISGNPNKIDRRKAQQVIDQAFASGINYFDTAYTYHGGDSERFLGEALSRYPRDSYYLATKFYAAVTTDIEKVFEEQLKRCQTDYFDFYLLHGMQEQYIEKYMDPQKDYIGYLLNQKKAGRIRYLGFSSHAAPEALERFVDWCPDFDMALIQLNYLDWSLLDGERQYQILTDHGIPVWVMEPLKGGRLTHLGEKAEAILRGAAPERSIPSWSFRYLLGLDNVQCVLSGMASPEQILENASIFEAHDPLSRQEEAALREAVQVFKNELGVPCSACRYCCPVCPAGLDIPLLIQGYNELTISGETWKISSLSQTKGPSACLQCGACAKRCPQKIDIPGVMNAYADRF, encoded by the coding sequence ATGTACTATAAAAAGTTTAAGGGAAATAAGATCTCCGCTCTTGGCCTTGGCAGCCTCCGCCTTCCTGCAATTTCTGGGAATCCCAACAAAATTGACCGTCGGAAAGCCCAGCAGGTCATCGACCAGGCTTTCGCAAGCGGCATCAATTACTTTGACACCGCTTACACTTATCACGGCGGCGATTCAGAACGTTTTCTGGGAGAAGCGCTGTCCAGATATCCAAGGGACAGCTATTATCTGGCCACGAAATTTTATGCGGCCGTCACCACAGATATCGAAAAAGTGTTTGAAGAACAATTGAAACGCTGTCAGACAGACTATTTTGACTTTTATCTGCTGCATGGAATGCAGGAACAGTACATAGAAAAATATATGGATCCCCAGAAAGACTATATTGGTTACCTTCTCAACCAGAAAAAGGCGGGCCGAATCCGCTATCTGGGATTCTCTTCCCACGCGGCGCCGGAGGCCCTGGAGCGGTTTGTGGACTGGTGCCCGGATTTCGACATGGCTTTGATCCAGCTCAACTATCTGGACTGGAGCCTGCTGGATGGGGAGCGTCAGTACCAGATCCTGACCGACCATGGAATCCCTGTCTGGGTTATGGAACCGCTCAAAGGCGGACGCCTCACTCATTTGGGCGAGAAGGCGGAAGCCATCTTACGCGGCGCGGCCCCGGAGCGTTCCATCCCTTCCTGGTCCTTCCGTTATCTCCTGGGCCTTGATAATGTGCAGTGCGTCTTGAGCGGCATGGCATCCCCAGAACAAATCCTGGAAAACGCCTCAATTTTCGAGGCCCATGATCCGCTCTCCCGTCAGGAGGAGGCCGCGCTGCGGGAAGCCGTCCAGGTATTCAAAAACGAGCTTGGCGTCCCCTGTTCTGCCTGCCGGTACTGCTGTCCTGTCTGTCCAGCCGGGCTTGATATCCCTCTGCTGATCCAAGGCTACAATGAGCTTACCATCAGCGGCGAGACCTGGAAGATCTCCAGTCTGTCACAGACCAAAGGCCCTTCCGCCTGTCTTCAGTGCGGCGCCTGCGCAAAGCGGTGTCCCCAGAAGATCGATATACCGGGAGTAATGAACGCATACGCGGACCGGTTCTGA
- a CDS encoding amidohydrolase family protein, translating into MMKKTNYLVSKEGGKPMIILKNCKLLPELVEGYEGDTADIQIEDGRIQKISACGTEAPEGVCTYDMEGKYVLPGFTDMHIHLSLSGGDTLIDNAKSAVQQAYDAVKFAQDSLMAGFTTIRDVGSCDNVAIDLRNAIDAGKIVGPNIIASGKIITPTENGNDFFAGLYTEADGEQEIRKAVREEMKKGADFIKIMGTGAVMNPGGTPGQPIYTFEELKAVVDAAKFKDTYVATHCHGTQAIKDSIRAGVRTIEHSSIMDDEAIEMYKESGESFIVPTLSVIIGLADSVPESSTFMKAKAQMILDNVKVGMRKAYDAGLLLGFGTDQGATPLIHGENGDEFALRKEFWGMKEIDIIKQATINSAIILGRDKDYGTIKEGKVADMVGISGDPLEDISRLRNNVDVVVKGGEIVKGK; encoded by the coding sequence ATGATGAAAAAAACGAATTATTTGGTGAGCAAGGAAGGAGGAAAACCAATGATTATCTTAAAAAATTGTAAGCTGCTCCCAGAGTTAGTAGAAGGATACGAGGGGGACACAGCAGACATTCAGATTGAGGATGGAAGGATTCAGAAGATCTCTGCCTGCGGAACGGAAGCCCCGGAAGGTGTCTGTACCTATGATATGGAAGGAAAATATGTGCTGCCCGGGTTTACGGATATGCATATCCATCTGTCACTGTCTGGCGGGGATACGCTGATCGACAACGCTAAATCTGCGGTGCAGCAGGCCTATGACGCGGTGAAATTCGCTCAGGACAGCCTGATGGCTGGATTTACTACAATTCGTGACGTAGGAAGCTGTGATAACGTAGCCATCGATCTTCGGAATGCCATAGACGCGGGTAAGATTGTCGGACCTAATATTATCGCGTCCGGTAAGATCATCACACCAACAGAAAACGGAAACGACTTTTTCGCCGGTCTTTATACAGAGGCGGACGGGGAACAGGAAATCCGCAAGGCAGTTCGGGAGGAGATGAAAAAAGGCGCTGATTTTATTAAGATCATGGGAACTGGAGCAGTCATGAATCCGGGCGGAACGCCAGGGCAGCCGATCTATACTTTCGAAGAACTGAAAGCGGTCGTTGATGCGGCTAAATTCAAAGATACATATGTTGCTACCCACTGTCATGGGACCCAGGCGATCAAGGATTCCATCCGGGCGGGAGTACGTACGATCGAACACTCATCAATTATGGACGATGAGGCCATTGAGATGTATAAAGAAAGCGGAGAAAGCTTTATCGTGCCTACCCTTTCCGTTATCATCGGTCTGGCGGACAGTGTTCCAGAGTCTTCCACATTTATGAAAGCAAAGGCACAGATGATACTGGATAATGTCAAAGTTGGCATGAGAAAGGCCTATGATGCCGGACTTCTGTTAGGCTTTGGAACAGACCAGGGTGCGACACCGCTGATTCATGGAGAGAATGGCGATGAATTCGCTCTGCGGAAAGAGTTCTGGGGCATGAAAGAAATCGATATTATTAAACAGGCTACGATCAACAGCGCTATCATCCTTGGAAGAGACAAAGACTATGGAACGATCAAGGAAGGAAAAGTGGCGGATATGGTAGGAATCAGCGGAGATCCGCTGGAGGATATCTCCAGACTGCGCAATAATGTTGACGTTGTTGTCAAAGGCGGAGAGATCGTAAAAGGAAAATAA
- a CDS encoding YcxB family protein: MSKEQENCFVNEIVMNEYTLREILLAMWRRKAARRRFPIVIYLIVTVVPMVYAFVTGKNEFMLLAGVIGLAGLLLLLIYAGVFAVSATKKREALIRQIMEKYGNEAMLTIWIGDEIHYCFDHMEKTVAYSEIEAVIEIEMYLILQLKNGVELPIWKAGFKQGKWDDFILYLKQRLGKN, translated from the coding sequence ATGAGCAAGGAACAAGAGAACTGTTTTGTAAATGAAATTGTAATGAACGAGTATACGCTCCGAGAGATTCTGCTGGCTATGTGGAGGCGCAAAGCGGCTCGACGTAGATTTCCAATAGTGATCTATTTGATCGTGACGGTCGTTCCTATGGTTTACGCGTTTGTGACCGGTAAAAATGAGTTTATGCTGCTGGCGGGCGTGATCGGATTAGCGGGCCTGCTTCTTCTGCTGATATATGCCGGGGTTTTTGCTGTCAGCGCGACCAAAAAGCGGGAAGCATTGATTCGCCAGATCATGGAAAAATACGGGAATGAGGCAATGCTCACCATATGGATCGGTGATGAGATCCATTATTGTTTCGATCATATGGAGAAGACTGTGGCCTATAGTGAGATAGAAGCGGTGATCGAGATAGAAATGTATCTGATCCTTCAGTTAAAAAATGGTGTGGAACTGCCAATTTGGAAGGCGGGATTTAAGCAGGGGAAATGGGATGATTTCATTCTGTATTTGAAACAGCGATTAGGGAAAAATTAA
- a CDS encoding MerR family transcriptional regulator: MTIKEVEEKAGIKKANIRFYEEAGLITPSRHQANNYRMYSDEDVELLKKIRFLRSIDVSVEDIRRLKEERISLECLMDRHMEKLQRDKENIETAEEICRKIREEKQTFQTLDPSFTKADDIWKEKGGYVMKTDRIRQISRLQEKDKKILDFIEAVSSLFLGISIILAFQGVKWPVWLFVLVGAVMILAHIARHRISKEISRLRK; this comes from the coding sequence ATGACGATCAAAGAGGTGGAAGAGAAAGCCGGGATCAAGAAAGCCAATATCCGTTTTTATGAAGAGGCGGGCCTGATCACACCGTCCAGGCATCAGGCTAATAATTACCGGATGTATTCAGATGAAGATGTGGAACTGTTAAAGAAGATCCGGTTTCTAAGAAGCATTGACGTTTCTGTGGAGGATATCAGGCGCTTAAAAGAAGAGCGGATCTCATTAGAGTGTCTGATGGACCGGCACATGGAGAAACTCCAAAGGGATAAAGAAAATATAGAGACGGCTGAAGAAATCTGCAGAAAGATTCGTGAAGAGAAGCAGACATTCCAAACTCTGGACCCTTCTTTTACCAAAGCGGATGATATTTGGAAAGAAAAAGGAGGTTATGTAATGAAGACAGACAGGATCAGACAGATCAGCAGATTACAGGAAAAGGATAAAAAGATACTGGATTTCATAGAAGCGGTCAGCTCTCTATTCCTTGGAATCTCCATTATCCTGGCGTTCCAGGGGGTAAAATGGCCGGTCTGGCTGTTCGTCCTGGTCGGAGCGGTGATGATCTTGGCGCATATCGCGAGACATCGGATTTCTAAGGAGATTAGTCGTTTAAGGAAATAA
- a CDS encoding TetR/AcrR family transcriptional regulator: MHNDISKKSYIKAAYDILREEGPEALTIRKVADRLHCNSANLYRYFSNLEELALYASLKYLDDYIRQVVKLSHSGKPILEQHLDVWSTFADHAFRNPQIYNNLFFGKYSDMLSSVITDYYELFPEETLNMNMEYIPVFLKEGDFLKRDYMMLEKCIRDGIFTEAEAVLINKMSIYICKGCIKTLLDHPEKDSELIKADFLECVKAVLMTYAKI; this comes from the coding sequence ATGCACAACGATATTTCCAAAAAATCTTATATCAAAGCCGCTTATGACATCCTGCGTGAAGAAGGCCCGGAAGCTCTCACCATCCGCAAGGTCGCGGACCGGCTTCACTGTAACTCCGCCAACCTGTACCGCTATTTTTCCAATCTGGAAGAACTTGCTCTATATGCTTCTTTGAAGTATTTGGATGATTATATCCGTCAGGTAGTAAAGCTTTCTCATTCTGGAAAGCCCATCCTGGAACAGCATCTGGATGTATGGAGCACATTTGCGGATCACGCGTTCCGCAATCCTCAGATTTATAATAATCTGTTTTTTGGGAAATACAGCGATATGCTCAGCAGCGTGATCACTGACTACTATGAACTGTTTCCGGAAGAAACCCTGAATATGAACATGGAATATATTCCTGTATTCCTTAAAGAGGGGGATTTCCTCAAACGAGATTATATGATGCTGGAAAAATGCATCCGGGATGGAATCTTTACAGAGGCGGAAGCTGTGCTGATCAACAAAATGTCCATCTATATCTGCAAAGGCTGTATCAAGACTCTCTTGGACCATCCGGAGAAAGATTCTGAACTCATCAAAGCGGACTTCCTGGAATGTGTAAAAGCCGTTCTTATGACTTACGCTAAAATATAA
- a CDS encoding ornithine cyclodeaminase family protein, with protein sequence MAYTATEEQKQLFAKDHEDLKKIVDLGKEILWLTKEECVKAGPDMDETLSLIENVLIDHGRKEYEMPAKIGIHPWSDVFFHAMPAYVPNSKACGIKWIECFPRNPKEFQLPQTTGLQIMNDIETGVPYAVMDCAWLTSMRTPAVTALTAAKFHPNAEYFGMFGCGVQGMEHVKYIPRTLKNLKKIYIYDVVEERQDQLIEAVKPYVDVPIEKSDPKTMASKCDVMASATIILLNPLGIVKKEWVSKGQTILPCDLNTFWDPAIQREADKYFVDSVDEHKLFESMGYFPDGLPQIKGETGEVLADLIEGRTSADELIVVSNIGISVCDMVMGRAIFDKAVQMGLGRKLPL encoded by the coding sequence ATGGCTTACACAGCAACCGAAGAACAAAAACAATTATTTGCCAAGGACCACGAAGATTTGAAGAAGATCGTAGATCTGGGGAAAGAAATTCTTTGGCTGACAAAAGAAGAATGTGTCAAGGCAGGACCGGATATGGACGAGACCTTGTCCCTGATCGAGAATGTGCTGATCGACCACGGGAGAAAAGAGTATGAGATGCCGGCAAAGATCGGGATCCACCCCTGGAGCGATGTGTTCTTCCATGCGATGCCGGCCTATGTGCCAAACAGCAAAGCCTGCGGAATCAAGTGGATCGAGTGCTTCCCCCGGAATCCTAAGGAGTTCCAGCTCCCCCAGACCACGGGCCTTCAGATCATGAATGATATTGAGACGGGCGTGCCTTATGCTGTGATGGACTGCGCCTGGCTGACTTCTATGCGGACGCCGGCAGTGACGGCCCTGACAGCAGCCAAGTTCCATCCAAACGCGGAATATTTCGGAATGTTTGGGTGCGGTGTACAGGGAATGGAACATGTGAAGTATATTCCCCGGACTTTGAAGAATCTGAAGAAAATCTATATATATGATGTAGTGGAAGAGCGCCAGGACCAGCTGATCGAAGCGGTAAAGCCATACGTAGATGTGCCTATTGAGAAATCCGATCCAAAGACGATGGCGTCTAAGTGTGATGTGATGGCTTCCGCAACAATCATTTTGCTGAATCCGCTTGGCATTGTGAAAAAGGAATGGGTATCGAAAGGACAGACCATTCTTCCCTGCGACTTAAATACTTTCTGGGATCCCGCTATCCAGAGAGAGGCGGACAAATATTTTGTGGACAGCGTAGATGAGCATAAGCTGTTTGAAAGCATGGGATATTTCCCGGATGGACTGCCCCAGATCAAGGGAGAGACTGGGGAGGTGCTGGCAGATCTGATTGAAGGAAGGACTTCCGCAGACGAACTGATCGTGGTATCCAATATCGGAATCTCCGTATGCGATATGGTAATGGGAAGGGCGATCTTCGACAAAGCGGTCCAGATGGGACTTGGGCGGAAACTGCCGCTGTAG